A single region of the Gorilla gorilla gorilla isolate KB3781 chromosome 1, NHGRI_mGorGor1-v2.1_pri, whole genome shotgun sequence genome encodes:
- the LOC109029190 gene encoding LOW QUALITY PROTEIN: serine palmitoyltransferase small subunit A (The sequence of the model RefSeq protein was modified relative to this genomic sequence to represent the inferred CDS: inserted 1 base in 1 codon; substituted 1 base at 1 genomic stop codon): MPPHRRRRLAGMELVRAWKXMSWFYYQHLLVTMLYMLEPEEQRVFNSTLVSIXYAGYIFMTQHIMAILHHFEIVQ; this comes from the exons ATGCCACCTCATCGCAGGAGGCGCCTGGCAGGGATGGAGCTGGTGCGGGCCTGGAAGTAGATGTCCTGGTTCTACTACCAACACCTGCTGGTCACAATGCTGTACATGCTGGAGCCCGAGGAGCAGAGGGTGTTCAATTCCACGCTGGTTTCCA GATACGCAGGATACATCTTCATGACCCAGCACATCATGGCGATATTGCACCACTTTGAAATTGTACAATAA